In Silene latifolia isolate original U9 population chromosome X, ASM4854445v1, whole genome shotgun sequence, the following proteins share a genomic window:
- the LOC141617864 gene encoding uncharacterized protein LOC141617864: MGLGCVLMQNRKVIAYASRQLRVHEVNYPTHDLKLAAVVHALKMWRHYLIGVHCRKANVVADALSIKSIHSLCAIRVLPDDLCAEFRKLNLQIVESGFNYLGAMVAKPVILREIRDNLVDDATFKRFQAKLLEGNAQDYEIDASGYLRYQSRMYVPDASDLRKRVLDEAHLSPYSIHP, translated from the exons atgggtttaggttgtgttctcatgcaaaatagGAAGGTTATTGcatatgcttcgcgacaattgagagttcatgaagTGAACTACCCTACTCACGATCTTAAGTTAGCCGCCGTTGTTCATGCCTTAAAGATGTGGAGACATTACctcattggagttcattgcc gaaaggcaaatgtggttgccgatgctctTAGTATAAAGTCAATTCACTCTTTGTGTGCTATCCGTGTGCTCCCCGATGACCTCTGTGCCGAATTTCGTAAGTTAAATTTGCAAATAGTGGAAAGTGGCTTTAATTaccttggtgctatggttgccaaACCCGTTATTCTTCGTGAGATCCGTGATAACCTTGTGGATGATGCTACTTTCAAAAGAttccaagccaagcttcttgaagggaatgCTCAAGATTATGAGATTGATGCAAGTGGATATCTTCGTTACCAAAGCCGCATGTATGTCCCCGATGCCAGTGACTTGAGAAAGAGAGTTCttgatgaagctcatctatccccttattcgatCCATCCttga